The Desulfococcus multivorans DNA window TTTAGGTGTCCGTCAAAGCAAGTTACCGGAGAACGAGCTGTATTTATCATATGAAGATGCCGAACCAATTGCCTTGCTACCGGTAACCCATTCCAATGGCGAAATTGTTTACCGGCAACTTACTCAAACTATCGAGAAAACCGGTCCACCCAGAGAAATAATCGGTGATCATGGAACCGACATAAAATCGGGGATTGAAAGATTCTGCCGGGATCATGAACAGACATGCTACATATATGATATCAAACATAAAGGTGCCGCCATACTGAAGCGCGAACTAAAAAATGACCCGCATTGGTCGGAGTTTATTCAATTGGCAGCGCAAACCGGCAAGAAAGTTCAGCAGACCTGTCTATCCGCTTTGGCGCCGCCAAATCAGAGAAGCAAGGCGCGGTATATGAATGTGGATAAACTTGTGAAATGGGGGCAGGAGAAGCTTTGCTATCTGGACATGCTGAAATCCGAGCCTGACGACCGATTCCCTCCTCGGCAGGCTGATGATAAGCTCGGGTGGCTGAACGAATATCGTGATCATCTTACAGAATGGCAGGATCTCATTGAGGTTGTCAAGACGGTGGAAGGCTACATAAAGTTTGTCGGGATATATCACGACAGCCATATCGATTTAAAAGAGGATCCGATCTTTAGCCCGCATACAGACAGGGCAAAGAGAGTCGGTGAGGAACTGCTCACTTTCATAGAGGAACAATCGCTGAAGGCAAAGCCGGGCGAGAGGCTGCTTGGAAGCAGCGAAATCATCGAATCGGTTTTTGGCAAATTGAAAAATTTGGAACAGGATCAAGTAAAAAGCGGTTTCACTGCAATGCTACTCAGCCTTGCAGCGGTTGTCTCAAAAACAAGTCATGATGTCATCCAAAAGGCGCTTGAAACAGTTCCAACGAAAAAAGTGTTCGAATGGTATAAAAAGAATATCGGTCAATCTGTTCAATCGAAAAGGAAGGAGATCATGTCAATAGCCAGAAAGACGGAACAAAAATGGGATCAAAATACTACCGTTTTTCTAAACTGATTTTCATCAGCCCAGGCATAGCCTATGCTTCCAGGTTTAACAACTTTCCATCCAGAAGAGGGGACCTGCACAATGTCCGTCAGCTGTTTTCCATCTTCGTCAAAGAATTTGGATCCTGGCGCAGTCATTATCTTCCCTTCTTCGCAGTCATATTCCGTCCAGACAATGAAACTTTTAAATTTCCAATCTGGCGTGCTCGGCAATGATGTTAACGTGCTCCACACCCGTTTGAACCTTACCCTTGCTTCTCTTTCAGATTTGCATTTCGCGCTTTGAGTATCCATGTAGATTTGTACATTAGACTCTTCGTAAACAGGATGCCAACTGCTCGTGTCTTCAGCAATCGATAATCCTGTCAAGCTGAAGAAAAATAAAATGGCAATAAAGAGCTTATACATAGATTTTTCCTTTTCTTTCGTCGATGGGGTCGGGTCAAGCCAAATCAAGCCAAATCATTGTTATCTCGTAAATAACGCCTCAAAGCAGTCCGGAATATCGCCTTAAAAGGTCATTTTGGGGAGCAATATGGTACAGTTAAGAAGCGGCGAATCGTCAATGCCGGGAACATCCGCACCCATTCATGATTCGCCATCACCCCCTTCAATTTCACCCTTGAAAATGACGGTTTAAGCATCAAATACGGTGATTTTCGGCCATTTTTTTCTTTAAATATCAGGCAGGCTGTTTGGCCCGACCCCGTGAACAGTGTCAATTCCATCGCGTATCGCACGGCCCTGCAGGAACACGCCGCTGAAACAGCCGTAAACCCAGATCAATGGCTGTCCGGGAATTATGCCGCCACCATGCGGCCGACCTCCCTCTGAAGCCCAACATTGCTTCACAATCCTGACTCCCGAAACCCACACCAGGGAACGAGCAGGGCACCCGGCCATGCCTTGAAATTTTTTTGCTCCACGGACGCTCGCCGAAGCGACACAACACACCTGTCCCACTCAGCGGGACCTGGATCGAGGCTTCATCGGCGTCATTGCTATCGATGATAAGGGAACCGATGTATGATTGAAGCGCTTCAGGTTTGAAGTTAATTACTACATCTATTGATTGATCGGGTTCAAGGTCAATCGGTAGGGATATATCAGAATCAATAGAGAACACACCGTATTCATCGTTCAAGAAGACATCCGAGATATTGAGGGTGTCGTTTCCAGTATTGGAAATCGCAATCACTGTAGAACTCGTCTTCCCCCAATGGACCTCACCGAACCTATAGGAATCCAAAGAGATCCCGATTTCCGGTAGAAGAACGCCGCCAAGATTCCAGTCGTATAAGCTGCATTGACCTAAACCGTTATCCCCCGCTGCAACAACGGAACCGTCGGATTTGAGCCCGACGGTATAATAACCTCCAGCAGCTACCTGTATAATGTCCGTCCATTCGGATACCTCGAGTTGACCGTAATCGTTAAGTCCCACTGCAACAACGGAACCGTCGGATTTCAGCCCGACGGTATGATAATGTGCAGCAGCTATCTGTATAATGTCCGTCCATTCGGATACCTCCGGTTCACCGTAATAGTTAGACCCCACTGCAACAACGGAACCGTCGGGTTTCAGACCGAGGGTATGAAAACTTCCAGCAGCTACCTGTAAAATGTCCGTCCATTCGGATACCTCGAGTTGACCGTAATCGTTAAACCCTACTGCAACAACGGAACCGTCGGATTTCAACCCGACGGTATGAAAAGATCCAGCAGCTATCTGTATAATGTCCGTCCATTTGGATACCTCCGGTTCACCGTAATAGTTAGACCCTACTGCAACAGCGGAACCGTCGGATTTCAACCCGACGGTATGTGAAGATCCAGCAGCTACCTGTATAATGTCCGTCCATTCGGATACCTCCAGTTGACCGTAATCGTTATCTCCCACTGCAACAACGGAACCGTCGGATTTCAACCCGACGGTATGTGAAGATCCAGCAGCTACCTGTATAGTGTCCGTCCATTCGGATACCTCCAGTTGACCGTCACCATTATACCCCACTGCAACAACGGAACCGTCGGGTTTCAGACCGAGGGTATGAAAACTTCCAGCAGCTACCTGTAAAATGTCCGTCCATCTGGATACCTCCAGTTGACCGGAAAGGTTATCCCCCACTGCAACAACGGAACCGTCGGATTTCAGCCCGACGGTATGTGAAAATCCAGCAGCTACCTGTAAAATGTCCGTCCATTCGGATATCTCCAGTTGACCGTAATCGTTGAGTCCCACTGCAACAACGGATCCGTCAGATTTCAGCCCGACGGTATTTTGATATCCAGCAGCTACCTGTATAATGTCCGTCCATTCGGATACCTCCAGTTGACCGGAAAGGTTATCTCCCACTGCAATAACGGAACCATCGGATTTCAGCCCGACGGTATGTGAAGATCCAGCAGCTACCTGTATAATGTCTGTCCATTCGGATACCTCCGGTTCACCGTAATAGTTAGACCCTACTGCAACAGCGGAACCGTCGGATTTCAACCCGACGGTATGTGAAGATCCAGCAGCTACCTGTATAATGTCCGTCCATTCGGATACCTCCAGTTGACCGTAATCGTTATCTCCCACTGCAACAGCGGAACCGTCGGGTTTCAGCCCGACGGTATGTGAAGATCCAGCAGCTACCTGTATAATGTCCGTCCATTCGGATACCTCCAGTTGACCGGAAACGTTAGACCCTACTGCAACAACGGAACCATCGGATTTTAGCCCGACGGTATGAAGAGATCCAGCAGCTATCTGTATAATGTCCGTCCATTCGGATACCTCCGGTTCACCGTAATAGTTAGACCCCACTGCAACAACGGAACCGTCGGGTTTCAACCCGACGGTATGTTGATATCCAGCAACTACCTGCGGCTGAGCTGCCATAGCCACTGCGAAACATAAATTTGTTAAAGATAGAGCCAAAATTATCATAACTGAAATTCGTAAATGTTTCATTAGGTTCCTCCTGAAAGAGTTGATTGGCGTTTCAACCGATCTGATTGAAACCTGGAACGATTTCCACCTCAACCATGAAACATGCATTGGCGCTCCTGTTTATCAGATCCTCTGAAGCGGTAACGAAAATCATTTCCGACAGAAGACCATCTGCCGGCGCATCGAAGCATACAGACCCGGGAGAAGTTGCCTCCGCAACCACAAGATCAACAAAAAGAAATTTTACCCGGTGTACAAGCCGTTATGCTAATTCAACGGCATTGGGGTTTGGCGTTATCATGGAAAGAAATAGAAAAGCCTCCTGCTGGACCGAATGACCCATAGGAGGCTCTATTTGGGAAATTTAAGAGGTATCGCTTTGATGTGCATGGTTTCGCCATACCTTTTCAAGCAGAGAAGGGGTATGTTTTCAGGCAAAAACTATCCAGCCGGGAAAAGCTGGGGATAGGCATCGATCTTTGCCGTCTGGTGAAGGTGGGTATGACTTGATTTTATTGTTTAATATCTCAATAAATCACTTGATTCCTTTTGTAAAGAGATTTTTTTGGCAACGATGGGGTCGGGCCAAGCCAGATCATTGTTATCCCGTAAATAACGCCTCAAAGCAGTCCGGAATATCGCCTTAAAAGGTCATTTTGGGGGGCAATATGGTACGTTTAAGGAGCGGTGAATCGTCAATGCCGGGAACATCCTCACCCATTCATGA harbors:
- a CDS encoding surface-adhesin E family protein, with translation MYKLFIAILFFFSLTGLSIAEDTSSWHPVYEESNVQIYMDTQSAKCKSEREARVRFKRVWSTLTSLPSTPDWKFKSFIVWTEYDCEEGKIMTAPGSKFFDEDGKQLTDIVQVPSSGWKVVKPGSIGYAWADENQFRKTVVF